The sequence GAACAATAgccaaaattgtactttttaatgaaatttgtttaaatcatgaatataaaatgaaatgaaataaatttaaatcatgaatataatatatatatcataatacataattatataGCTAATATAGTAATATGGAGTAAAATCAGGGAATTCAATTTTAAGGTTGGGTCCTGGTTTCAACACCcttaagttaaataataatattaagagTGGCGTAGCCAAAGAAGGAGTTTTGGGTGTTagaactcccccccccccccttaacgaTGGATGAGGCATATCTACTTCCTTTTTGCATTCCATCTGAGTCCTTCGTTTATCCGATATACCGCCCTAAAATACTTCCCCGCCCACTCTCACAGGTGTCTATCCCTACTAGAAATTTTCCAGAACCCTAATAAAACTACTCAATTCTGAAACACAAAATGTGAACCATAATAATGTAAACTTTaagcttaaaaatatatctataaaaaatctttacataacGAAACCGCAATAAAAACTAGCATTTTGAATCTATTTTCCTAAAcgctaaaaccaaaatttatcgCAGATTATAAACGAGCATAAATGGCAGCTAATCTATGGTActcattgtaaaataaaattagtagcGATTTTCGCAAATGAGTTTCTCAGCATATAGTTTACTTAAGTAGATTTGAAAGGAAAGCAGATAAGTGTTCTGTTTTCTTACAAGTAGACCCTTTTAAACTGTCAGTCTTATGGATAATGTGTCGAGAATGATTAGTAGAATGAACACCAGCAAAACAGACGAACATGCCAatgctcaatatttaaaaattaaaataatctcagTTTGTATTTGTACAGAACACAATGTCATGCAAGCGAACTGCTGGCATTTTCATGTGGATCTACGCAACGAACTATTCTACATTGAACTacgttattattataatttttattattcgactgagtataatatcaaataaatattttaaaacttaatgttaaaataggaataatataataattttaaatatgatatttacaAATTCCATGCACCTTGTCCTTTGGACACGTCGAAATGTCGGCTTCAAACGGATATCGGTAGGCCATTTCGAGTATAGAACTGAATAGGAATGGATTCACAATTTTCGTATTGAAAAGTATTCAAGAAGATAGTGATTTCACTTCAGATATTGAAAAGTATTAAAGTGAATATTTgaataatgatttcaaaatgtaataaCGGATagtgaataattaaaatgaatgaaaagtGATAACTGAAACAGATAAAAAATGGCTATCCATTTGAATCAGCTAATTCCTATTCGTTTGAATCAGTGGCGGATCCATGGGAGGTGTTTAGGGGGTTCAAGCCCCTCCCCTCTGAAACTTTTGGCCTTTCGTATTAAAGGCCGAGGCCGCTAAGCTATGCATGGAATatgcatatttatatttttttgaccccccccctcctgaaatttttttctggggCCGCCCCTGGTTTGAATACTTTTTCTTCTGGCAGGGctaattttcttaaacttattattttttgtttattttaattttcagattcaagatgagaattcaattttgacctttataattttcaatgaagctaTGTGAAAGTaaacagaaataattataataatatagtttcaatttattttgttcttCGACTTTTTCACATCAATGGAATGTCGTTTTAAACTTTGATTAACACTTGTGTTTTTCAACTGTTTCTCCTAATAACTGATAATAACCCTTTGATCTTTCATAGATAAATAacctttttacaatattttacacTGTAAATTTTATATGGCTGTTACATTTAAGGAGACTTTATTAAAtggtaacattattttattataaacattttgagtgaattcataatttaattgaGCTAATTATTATTTCTCTTTAACACTTTCAAGATTTACAAACTAGTGGAAACGAAGTTAATCTAGGCGAAATATTTAGTAACggtaggttaattttcaactattatttcgatattcttctgaaaaagatatattttcctaAATGAAGATAGATTTTCTGAAGGAGATATCATAATTAAAGTTCATGTGTCAAGACTATAATCTTGATAAACGAACtccaattataagaaaaaaattatttcaaggcaAACACGATGCATTCTTTGAATACGACAACAATTCCCAAAGAGAATTATTTTACTGCGACAATGAACAAGAAGAAATTGAGGAAcgtttttcaagaatatttatggaaaaaatcaAAGGAGAAACacaagaaaactttaaaaacgaaaaagaaGAAGATACTGTACAATTTCACAAATTAGAACCAATATTAAGCGACGAAGATTTTTCTCATTTGGTAGGAATACctgtaaaaagttattataattcatatattttggatGATATTGAAGATGAatataaagaagaaaaagaagtttttgaaCATACTTATGAAGACGAGAAAGAAGCAGATGAATTCTCATATTATAAACAATCAGATGAAGGAagtagagaaaaaataatatcaattggAGATGAAGTTTTAAGAAAGTCACTTACAATCGAAGAGAGAATAAATTTGATAACGCAAATAAGGTCAGCAATGaatgaacataaaattttaaaactgaagaacAATTATCTTCACCAAAATTGTTGTAAAGTACTTGTTGCTTGTTCAAGAATGGATACTGTTGAAAAAGGTCTAGATCAAACTATGGTTCACAACGATTtaaggtaaaagttaaatttattttgttttatttccagtcaaattagttttgaaaaatctgaatACTTATTTAAGCTTCTAGCAACATGAAGATATCAGAGGTTTTTAATGGTAAGGTGCATAATATTAAAGGTTACCTGATCCGATTCAATACTGCACAATTTGAAAAACTtcgaatttatctttattaattttgtaacgtTTTTTGAgtacaataaaataaacaattgatcaattttaaatttcgataaaagaaaacttgaaatgattctgatttaaaaattttggcttACTTTTGAGGCTTCGAAatccaatttatttaattcttccgGCTACTCCCTGGCATACCGCAGGAACATaatggaacctctacaaagtacccgtaagggccccattgagtccccattcggttccgttttaaaaaactcaaaaaagcagcaagatccacttttaaactgttgaaattcggattctaagttaaattttcgattggaAACTCAcaaagtaatcgcaatactttttttgcagtggtaaaaagttaaaaaaatatataaattctataacgcctgttgactgctacttacagatgatgcgtttgaagagtatcagtcaacaggcgttacatgtcattttttaaaatctttttaccgttggaaaaaaactattgcgattattccgtgaccttctatagaaaatttaacttagaatccgaatttcaacagtttaaaagttgatcttgctacttttttgagttttttaagaaggaaccgaatggggtctttacgggtactttgtagaggctccattcgtttccttcggtccgccagggctgcTTTACAATTTCACAGTTTTCTGGGTTTTTTTGCTGTTACGCTAGGGCGTCTACAattcctattttaattttttaattttcagtttgtttttaatattatatcttcAAATTCAGTTTCATAAGCatgaattttttagttatagTGATTGAGGGAAAATGTAGAACAAACTGTTAAAATCTCTGCAATATTTGATCCAAAATCGATCAtacacaaatattataaaaaagttgacgaaattcgtaataaaaaaaaattaattaaactttgtaGATACAAAGTAACTTTGGAGGAATACTACAAAATGAAATTCAAGACCGAATGTCGAATGAATCTATTTAAAATCCGGACTCAGAActtagaaacaaatttattatcaattgaaACCGAATTCAATAAGGTTTCTGATGAATTGAGTAATTTAGAATTCGAACAAGCTCTTGGGCTCAGGATCTCAGGTACTGGAAGACGACTGTCAGAGGATGATACCAAAAAACTAATAGAGAAGCGAAAACAACGTTCGCTCGAA comes from Belonocnema kinseyi isolate 2016_QV_RU_SX_M_011 chromosome 5, B_treatae_v1, whole genome shotgun sequence and encodes:
- the LOC117173117 gene encoding uncharacterized protein LOC117173117, which translates into the protein MAVTFKETLLNDLQTSGNEVNLGEIFSNGKHDAFFEYDNNSQRELFYCDNEQEEIEERFSRIFMEKIKGETQENFKNEKEEDTVQFHKLEPILSDEDFSHLVGIPVKSYYNSYILDDIEDEYKEEKEVFEHTYEDEKEADEFSYYKQSDEGSREKIISIGDEVLRKSLTIEERINLITQIRSAMNEHKILKLKNNYLHQNCCKVLVACSRMDTVEKGLDQTMVHNDLRYKVTLEEYYKMKFKTECRMNLFKIRTQNLETNLLSIETEFNKVSDELSNLEFEQALGLRISGTGRRLSEDDTKKLIEKRKQRSLEMTQVRITYIQYKNILKNINNNLCKLESLGLGLTTEYYGNLLRHKQSLMDRVEEQRENIRKLQKIYFTYPVLLNVVRENSIFTETYITEQMKKWEEFNNIEERIQNEVVALGRKRAVLRTKNHKLKTSIRFLENPIMMKQRAITKAKLTKKCEK